One window from the genome of Nostoc sp. PCC 7120 = FACHB-418 encodes:
- a CDS encoding DUF2459 domain-containing protein, which yields MGLYRTAKLASLIIASILLVWMLSPTSIVPPTAPVEAITIYVTDYGWHSRLVLPSRNGILIQYAYGDWNYFALNQQDLKDGLAALFLPTQGTLGRRTFSNTAQFEQIMQRENASILSLKVGQAHVTRLLKLLDERFNRHLETRIENSQTGLTFVQDNQDYTLLYNSNHELAAWLQDLDCQIHGLIIWANFRVKTNPKTQSQKPSRALHQIDKSCSLYC from the coding sequence ATGGGTTTATACCGCACTGCAAAATTAGCTTCACTGATAATTGCCTCTATCTTGTTAGTCTGGATGTTATCTCCCACAAGCATCGTACCCCCGACCGCTCCTGTCGAGGCGATCACGATTTATGTCACAGACTACGGTTGGCATTCCAGGCTGGTGTTACCCAGTCGTAACGGTATATTAATTCAGTACGCTTATGGTGATTGGAATTATTTTGCCCTCAACCAGCAGGATTTGAAGGATGGGTTGGCGGCACTTTTTTTACCAACTCAAGGTACTCTCGGACGGCGAACATTTAGTAACACAGCTCAGTTTGAGCAAATCATGCAACGGGAAAATGCCAGTATATTAAGTTTAAAAGTAGGACAAGCTCATGTAACACGGTTACTGAAATTATTAGATGAACGTTTTAACCGCCATCTTGAAACGCGCATCGAAAATTCACAAACTGGTTTAACTTTCGTTCAAGATAACCAAGACTATACCTTGTTATATAACAGCAATCATGAATTAGCTGCATGGCTACAAGATTTGGACTGCCAAATTCATGGCTTGATTATCTGGGCAAATTTTCGGGTGAAGACCAACCCTAAAACCCAATCACAGAAACCGTCTAGGGCATTACACCAAATTGATAAATCGTGTAGTCTCTACTGTTAA